Proteins found in one Deinococcus multiflagellatus genomic segment:
- the era gene encoding GTPase Era, protein MTDPSLTSGEQTHSGFVAIVGKPNVGKSTLLNAFLGTKVAPTSPRPQTTRRGVRGIHTSGERQIVFVDTPGLHKPKDALGKYMNHEVHSALADVDAVVWVVDLRHPPTDEDQLVARQVRELPKPLFLVGNKTDAAKYPDEAMKLYRALLEGRDSETSDTMLSAQNNPNAVATLREQLLDVLPENPFFFPQGAASDQSREMWAAEIIREEAMKKLRDELPYAVATRVNRWTEREDGLQRIEGEIVVEKNAHKGMVIGAGGKQLREIGQAARKQLEVFLSRKVFLGLEVIVIPGWREDEEALRELGYE, encoded by the coding sequence ATGACGGACCCCTCCCTGACCTCCGGCGAGCAAACCCACTCTGGCTTCGTGGCCATCGTGGGCAAGCCCAACGTCGGCAAAAGCACCCTGCTCAACGCCTTTCTGGGCACCAAGGTGGCCCCCACCAGCCCCCGGCCCCAGACCACCCGCCGGGGCGTGCGCGGCATTCACACCAGCGGCGAGCGCCAGATCGTGTTTGTGGACACGCCAGGCCTGCACAAGCCCAAAGACGCCCTGGGCAAGTACATGAACCACGAGGTCCACTCCGCCCTGGCCGATGTGGACGCCGTGGTCTGGGTGGTGGACCTGCGCCACCCCCCCACCGATGAGGACCAGTTGGTCGCGCGGCAGGTGCGCGAGCTGCCCAAGCCCCTGTTTCTGGTGGGCAACAAGACCGACGCCGCCAAGTACCCCGACGAAGCCATGAAGCTCTACCGCGCGCTGCTGGAGGGCCGGGACAGCGAGACCAGCGACACCATGCTGAGCGCCCAGAACAACCCGAACGCCGTGGCCACCCTGCGCGAGCAGCTGCTGGACGTGCTGCCCGAAAACCCCTTCTTCTTCCCCCAGGGGGCCGCCAGCGACCAGAGCCGCGAGATGTGGGCCGCCGAGATCATCCGCGAAGAAGCCATGAAAAAGCTGCGCGACGAACTGCCCTACGCGGTGGCCACCCGCGTCAACCGCTGGACCGAGCGCGAGGACGGCCTGCAGCGCATTGAGGGCGAGATCGTGGTGGAGAAGAACGCCCACAAGGGCATGGTGATCGGCGCGGGCGGCAAGCAGCTGCGCGAGATTGGACAGGCGGCGAGGAAGCAGCTGGAGGTCTTTCTAAGCCGCAAGGTGTTCCTGGGCCTGGAAGTGATCGTGATTCCCGGCTGGCGCGAGGACGAAGAAGCCCTGCGCGAACTGGGTTACGAGTAA
- a CDS encoding Nudix hydrolase codes for MQFGPELHTPVSHRAAGVVILNDAGDILLVREQGVPEQRQKAGLWHIPSGTVEDGENPQDTAVREAWEEAGVRVRLLKFLAAYLGRFPDGVPVLRHAWLAEALPDSTFRPALPDEVLEVRFVSQADFAALYDAGQIRMYHTKMFYEDALREQAMGPGP; via the coding sequence ATGCAGTTTGGCCCAGAGCTGCACACGCCGGTCTCCCACCGCGCGGCGGGGGTGGTGATCCTGAATGATGCGGGCGACATTCTGCTGGTGCGCGAACAGGGCGTGCCCGAGCAGCGGCAGAAGGCCGGGCTGTGGCACATCCCCAGCGGCACAGTCGAGGACGGCGAAAATCCCCAGGACACGGCGGTGCGTGAAGCGTGGGAAGAAGCCGGGGTCCGGGTGCGCCTGCTGAAGTTCCTGGCCGCGTACCTGGGCCGCTTCCCCGACGGCGTGCCGGTGCTGCGCCACGCCTGGCTGGCCGAGGCGTTGCCGGACTCCACCTTCCGTCCGGCGCTGCCCGATGAAGTGCTGGAGGTCCGCTTCGTGTCCCAGGCTGACTTTGCGGCCCTGTACGACGCCGGGCAGATTCGCATGTACCACACGAAGATGTTTTACGAGGATGCCTTGAGGGAACAGGCCATGGGCCCTGGGCCATGA